The following coding sequences lie in one Zingiber officinale cultivar Zhangliang chromosome 2B, Zo_v1.1, whole genome shotgun sequence genomic window:
- the LOC122047868 gene encoding mitochondrial uncoupling protein 1-like, with protein sequence MGDHGSKIEISFAGRFASSAIAACFAEICTIPLDTAKVRLQLQKQASTDASAMPKYRGMLGTVATIAREEGATALWKGIVPGLHRQCVFGGLRIGLYEPVRNFYVGENHVGDVPLSKKILAGLTTGALGITVANPTDLVKVRLQAEGKLPPGVPRRYSGALNAYSTIVRQEGFGALWTGLGPNIARNAIINAAELASYDEVKQTILKIPGFTDNVFTHLLSGLGAGFFAVCIGSPVDVVKSRMMGDSAYRSTVDCFVKTMKNEGPLAFYKGFLPNFGRLGSWNVIMFLTLEQVKKLFAKEVPDKH encoded by the exons ATGGGCGATCACGGCTCCAAGATCGAGATCTCCTTTGCTGGGAGGTTCGCCAGCAGCGCCATCGCCGCCTGCTTCGCCGAG ATCTGCACTATCCCTCTGGACACTGCAAAAGTCAggcttcagctgcagaagcaagcATCTACGGATGCCTCAGCCATGCCAAAGTACAGAGGAATGTTGGGCACTGTCGCAACCATCGCAAGGGAGGAAGGGGCGACGGCCCTCTGGAAAGGCATTGTTCCCGGGCTGCATCGTCAATGTGTTTTTGGAGGGCTGCGAATCGGGTTGTATGAGCCT GTTAGAAATTTTTATGTCGGTGAGAATCATGTGGGAGATGTTCCTCTGTCTAAGAAAATACTTGCTGGACTCACAACTG GTGCACTTGGGATCACTGTGGCAAATCCAACTGATCTTGTAAAAGTTCGTCTCCAAGCTGAAGGAAAGCTTCCACCAGGCGTACCTAGACGGTATTCAGGAGCACTGAATGCTTACTCAACAATTGTCAGGCAG GAAGGGTTTGGGGCTCTCTGGACTGGTCTTGGGCCTAATATTGCACGTAATGCCATTATAAATGCTGCTGAATTGGCTAGTTATGATGAAGTCAAGCAG ACAATTCTGAAAATTCCTGGATTTACAGACAATGTTTTTACTCATCTGCTATCTGGTCTAGGTGCTGGATTTTTTGCTGTTTGTATCGGTTCTCCTGTTGATGTG GTTAAGTCAAGAATGATGGGAGATTCAGCATACAGAAGCACTGTAGATTGTTTCGTCAAGACTATGAAAAATGAA GGACCTTTGGCTTTTTATAAAGGCTTCCTTCCAAACTTCGGTCGCCTCGGATCATGGAATGTCATAATGTTCTTGACTTTGGAACAG GTCAAAAAGCTCTTTGCAAAAGAAGTTCCAGATAAACATTGA
- the LOC122047869 gene encoding 17.3 kDa class I heat shock protein-like, whose amino-acid sequence MEVQTPGNNQDHKMSFRPFAFGFSTRRSSPLDPFFLDPSYSDHSFPRSGFGDDSAFSAVADARVDWKETREARVFKADLPGRHKRGVKVEVGGSSVHISGERNCKREKKTDTQHHVELEKASVVADARFFNAGIPGRHKRGVKVEVGGSSVQISGERNCKREKKIETRHLVEREKTTETWHRVEREKITETWHRVESEKKTDTRPRVAREKKADSGGEVLRRFRLPANVKADQVEVAMQNRMLTVTVPKEVVKQPAKKASGKSINISG is encoded by the coding sequence ATGGAAGTGCAGACACCAGGAAACAACCAGGACCACAAGATGTCGTTCCGTCCCTTCGCCTTCGGCTTCAGTACCCGGCGGAGCAGCCCCCTCGATCCCTTCTTCCTTGACCCCTCCTACTCCGACCACTCCTTCCCCCGCTCCGGCTTCGGGGACGACTCTGCCTTCTCGGCTGTCGCCGACGCCCGCGTCGACTGGAAGGAGACCCGCGAAGCTCGCGTCTTCAAGGCCGATCTCCCCGGTCGGCACAAGAGGGGCGTCAAGGTCGAGGTGGGCGGATCTTCCGTACATATCAGCGGCGAGCGCAACTGCAAGCGCGAGAAGAAGACCGACACCCAGCACCACGTTGAGCTCGAGAAGGCTTCCGTTGTCGCTGACGCCCGCTTCTTCAATGCCGGTATCCCCGGCCGGCACAAGAGGGGCGTCAAGGTCGAGGTGGGCGGATCTTCCGTCCAGATCAGCGGCGAGCGCAACTGCAAGCGCGAGAAGAAGATCGAGACCCGGCACCTTGTCGAGCGCGAGAAGACGACTGAGACCTGGCACCGCGTCGAGCGCGAAAAGATAACGGAGACCTGGCACCGCGTCGAGAGCGAGAAGAAGACCGACACCAGGCCTCGTGTTGCGCGCGAGAAGAAGGCCGACAGCGGCGGCGAGGTCCTGCGCAGGTTCCGCCTGCCGGCGAACGTCAAGGCGGATCAGGTCGAGGTCGCGATGCAGAACCGAATGCTCACGGTCACCGTGCCTAAGGAAGTGGTCAAGCAGCCGGCCAAGAAGGCCAGCGGTAAGTCGATCAATATCTCCGGTTAG
- the LOC122047867 gene encoding coronatine-insensitive protein homolog 1b-like, producing the protein MSARTLNRVMSFGISDLALEFVLGYVDDPRDREAVSLVCKKWYQIDALSRKHVTIAICYSTSPGRLRRRFPNLESLQLKGKPRAAMFNLIPEDWGGYVGPWIREIAEAFNCLKSLHLRRMIVKDEDIRVLVKARGHMLESLKLDKCSGLSTDGLLLVARSCRCLRILSLEESSISGNDAKWIHELAVNNSVLETLNFYMTELRVAPEDLELLAKNCRSLVSLKISECDISYLVSFFLIATKLEEFGGGSFNDQVGDLDKYKKIQFPPKLCCVGLIFMGKNEMEILFPFAAALKKLDLQYTFLSTEDHCQLIQRCPNLEVLEVRDVIGDRGLEVVAQTCKKLRRLRIERGDDDQGLEDEQGCVSQAGLSSLAQGCLELEYLAVYVSDITNAALECLGTYSKNLCDFRLVLLDREQRITDLPLDNGVRALLKGCAKIRRFALYLRPGGLSDVGLGYIGQYSNNVRWILMGNIGESDRGLLRFSQGCPRLQKLELRSCCFTERALAMAALRLPSLRYLWVQGYVASPFGNDLLLMARAFWNIEFIPPKHDVNETEDRRGNIESQAQILAYYSLAGKRVDCPDSVIPLHPA; encoded by the exons ATGTCGGCCCGGACGTTGAACCGGGTTATGAGCTTTGGGATATCGGACTTGGCGTTGGAGTTCGTGCTGGGGTATGTGGACGACCCTCGGGATCGGGAGGCCGTCTCGCTGGTCTGTAAGAAGTGGTACCAGATCGACGCCCTCTCGCGGAAGCACGTCACCATCGCCATATGCTACTCCACTAGCCCTGGCCGGCTGCGGAGGAGGTTCCCCAACTTGGAGTCGCTGCAGCTCAAGGGCAAACCCAGGGCCGCCATGTTCAATCTCATACCCGAGGATTGGGGCGGCTATGTCGGCCCCTGGATCAGGGAGATCGCCGAGGCTTTCAATTGCCTGAAGTCGCTCCACCTCAGGCGTATGATAGTCAAGGATGAGGACATACGCGTCCTCGTCAAGGCCAGAGGACATATGCTCGAATCGCTCAAGCTCGATAAGTGCTCTGGATTGTCCACGGATGGCCTCCTTCTAGTTGCGCGTTCCTGCAG ATGTCTCAGAATATTGTCTCTGGAAGAAAGCTCAATTTCTGGAAATGATGCCAAATGGATCCATGAGCTAGCTGTCAATAACAGTGTACTCGAGACTTTGAATTTCTATATGACTGAGCTCAGAGTTGCACCTGAGGACCTCGAGTTACTTGCTAAGAATTGCAGGTCCTTAGTTTCTTTGAAGATCAGCGAGTGTGACATCTCCTATTTAGTTAGTTTTTTCCTAATTGCAACAAAATTGGAGGAGTTTGGCGGCGGCTCATTTAATGATCAAGTCGGAGATCTTGATAAGTATAAGAAGATTCAGTTTCCTCCCAAATTATGCTGTGTAGGTCTCATCTTTATGGGGAAGAATGAGATGGAAATATTATTTCCATTTGCTGCGGCACTTAAGAAGCTTGATTTACAGTATACATTTCTCAGCACTGAGGATCATTGTCAGTTAATCCAGCGTTGCCCAAACTTAGAAGTTCTTGAG GTGAGGGATGTGATTGGAGATAGAGGATTAGAGGTTGTTGCACAGACATGTAAGAAGCTCAGAAGGCTAAGGATAGAACGAGGGGATGATGACCAAGGTCTGGAGGATGAACAGGGATGTGTTTCCCAAGCCGGCCTATCGTCTCTAGCACAGGGATGCCTTGAATTGGAATACCTGGCAGTATATGTATCTGATATAACAAATGCAGCTCTAGAGTGTCTGGGCACTTACAGCAAAAACCTCTGTGATTTTCGTCTTGTTTTACTGGATAGAGAACAGAGGATAACAGATTTGCCACTTGACAATGGGGTTCGTGCTCTGCTGAAGGGTTGCGCCAAGATCAGAAGATTTGCCCTTTATCTGAGACCTGGTGGACTCTCCGATGTTGGTCTCGGTTACATTGGACAGTACAGTAACAACGTACGGTGGATACTCATGGGTAATATTGGGGAATCTGACCGAGGGTTGCTTCGGTTTTCGCAAGGATGTCCACGCCTACAAAAGCTAGAACTGAGGAGCTGTTGCTTCACTGAGCGTGCTCTAGCCATGGCTGCTCTGCGTCTGCCTTCTTTGAGATATCTGTGGGTGCAGGGTTATGTGGCATCCCCTTTTGGCAATGACCTTCTGCTCATGGCACGGGCCTTCTGGAACATAGAATTCATACCTCCGAAACACGATGTCAATGAAACTGAAGACAGACGAGGTAACATAGAGAGCCAGGCACAAATTCTCGCTTATTATTCCCTCGCCGGAAAACGAGTTGACTGTCCTGATTCTGTGATTCCGTTGCACCCAGCCTGA